The DNA region CTGATGCCCGGATACCACTTGCTGAGCCCTAGAGAGATGGTTATCCCCAGCAGGGCTCCAAGGCCCACTATCAGGACCAGGAGTCCGATCGCCCCCCTCAGCCCTCCCAACCGGTCTATGAAGCCAGGATCCATCCAACGACCCTCCTATCACAGGACGCACCTTCTCTAGATGATAGCAGGAAAACCCCCCGTCCAGCAGCTAAGGCCCGCGGACGCTTTTCCTCTAATGGCGCGCGTCCGCGGGCCCGGCAGCGAGCGCGTGCCTAGCAGCAGGGCGGGCAGCATCCGCCGCAACAGCCGTCGTCACAACAGCTATCGTACATGGCGCACCTCCTTTCAGTAGTAGTCACGGGAGCTCCAAACACGGACACTATATCGATAAACATCGATATAGGGAGCCACAAAATGCGCCTCACTCGTCCACGGATACGAGCTCCCCCAGGCATGCGAGGGCGTCCCTCACCCTGGACCGCTGGATCTGGTAGTACATCCACGTGCCCTGCCTGTAGGCGCTCACGAGCCCGGCCTTGCGCAGCACGCCCAGGTGGTGCGAGATGGTGGGCTGCCCTAAGGGGAACCTGTCGACCAGCTCGCAGACGCACACCGGTCGGTCGCTTGCCGCCAAGAGCTTGAGTATGCCCAGGCGGGTGGGGTCGGCCAGGGCGCGCAGCAGGGATGCCTCCTGCTCGAGCTCCTCCCGCTCCAGCAAGCTCTGGGGATCACCCCCCACGCAGATGCACTCCCGATCGTCCTGCCCAGTAGCCGCGTGCTCCATAACGTCCTCGCTTAGGTCATGCTAGCCCAAATATCGACGTTTGTCAATATATTGGCGCGCGATGCCGAGGCCGTCTTGTAGGTGGCCGCTTACAGCGCAGCGGCCACCTCCGCCTGTCGCCTCATGTAGCGCACGGCGGCCACCCCGAACAATAGGGCAAACCCCAGCGAGATCAGGAGATCCACCACCAGGCGGGCGCCCCCCGACGGACTCTGCAGCACGGAGGCCGAGATGCCGTCCGTCAGCCAGTAGGTTGGCAGTACCCGGATCCAGCGCCCGAGGTCCCCCTGAGCTGTGGGTAGCAGCGGGTTGGCCAGGAACACCGGTAGCATGTAGGCGAAGACGCTCATCCCGGAGAACGCCTGCACCGCCCCTTGCGAGCGCAGGATGCCGCCTATCAGCAGCCCAAGGGCCACGCTGAAGAGCGTGCCACCCAGGATGAACAGCAGCAACCACGGCAGGTGCGCGACCTCCTGCCACATGATGACCGGCACCAGGAGGGACATGGCCAACTGGTAGGTGCCCGCCACGAGCGCCTTGGCCAGCACTATATCCCACCACGAAGCCGGTGATACCATCAGCACCTTGATGGTCTTCTTCTCGACCTCCTCCACCAGCAGCCAGGGCGCCAGCATGGACCCCAGCACGAAGGAGAAGGCAAGGGCGGTGACCAGGTAGAACTTGTTGATGTCCGCCACGGGGCTGGAGCGCGGAGGGTTGACCACCTGAGCCTCTATCCGGACGGGATCCGGCGCCAGCAGACCCCTCGCGTAGTTCACTAGGGCGGCCTGCAGGAGCTGTGCCCGGGACTCCCCCACCTCATCCCCGTTCAGGTAGAGACGGACGATCGGGCGCTCTCCGGCGCGCAGGGACTCCTCAAAGCCCCCTGGCACCACCAGGCCGACCGCGTAGGAGCCGTCGCGGTCCGGGCCAAACGCCCTGGCGACATCCTCTGGCGAGTCCGCGAGCGTCACCTTGACGTCGCCAAACCCCTGAGACACCACGCCCACGAGGCCCGCATCGGCACCCTTGTAATCCGGGTCGTACACCAGCAAGTTAGTCACAGTCTCCCGACCTATAATCCTGCCCATGAACAGGAAGAAGGCCGACATGATCGGTATCATCAGCACCACTATCAGCAGCTGCTTGTTGAGCAGCACCTCCAGGACGTCCTTTCTGGCTATCGCCAGGATCGCGCGCGAGTTCATACCCACACCTCCGGATCGATCATTCTAGCTTAGCACCAGCCACCCGCAGGAACACATCCGCCATGGAGTCCTCCATCGTGTGCGCCGACCGCACGCGCCCCCCAGCTATCCAGCTCATCAGCTGGCCCACCTGCCCTGGATTGTCCAGGTCCAACACCCGCTCCTTGAGGTCCTCGTCCAGCAGCACCCGCATCCGAGGCTGTGCGTGCCGCAGGCGCAGCTCGAGGGGCGTGCCGACGGCCACCACGCGCCCCCTCACTATGAACCCCAGGCGATCGCACAGCTTCTCGGCTTCCTCCATGTAGTGAGTGGTGAGCAGGATGGTGGTGCCCGACCTTTTGAGCTCGAGCACGGCTGCGTGCACCACCGCGGCCGCAGCTGGATCCAAACCCCTGCTGGGCTCGTCCAGGAAGAGTACCTCCGGACGATGGATCAGCGCCCGCGCTATCATCAGCCTCTGCCTCATGCCGCTGGAGAAGCTCGAGACCTTATCCTTGGCGCGGTCCCTCAGGCCCACCAGCTCCAGCACCTCGTCCACCCTGCTGGGATCGACCCCGTACAGGCCGCAGGCGAACTCGAGGTTCATCCGAGCCGACAGGCGCTCGTAGAGCAGCTGCTCCTCGAACACCACCCCTATCCGACGCTGCAGCAGTGTCCGGTCGCGCACTACGTCACAACCGGCCACCAGCGCCTCCCCGGCTTGCGGAGCTATCTGGCCGGTGAGCACCCGGATGGTGGTGGTCTTGCCGGCCCCGTTCGGGCCCAATAGACCGAATATCTCCCCCCGACGCACCTCGAAGCTGACGCCGTCCAGGGCGCGATTTGTGCCGAAGCAGCGCACCACGCCCCTTACACGTATAGCGAGATCTGCCTCCATTAGCCACCTCCCAACGCTGTTACTACCGCTAGTGTAGGACTCCCAAGATGCTGGAGCCACAAAGGAGCGCCGAAAGGCTCTATCCGGGGCACGAGAGGCTCACGTAGGACGGTGAGAGGAGCGGCTCCGAGGCTGTGCTAGAATAATGCACTAACGCCCTGGGGAAGCAGATGCTCTGCGTGGCACAGCTCGAGAAGATAGATGGAGGCCGCACCGTGCTGGCGATCGACTCCCTGCAGCTCGCCGACGGTGAGGTGCTGGCCGTGACCGGGCCCGGAGGCAGCGGCAAGACCCTGCTCATACACCTGCTGGGGGGGCTGGTGCCCCCCAGCAGGGGCAAGGTATTGCTCGATGGCGAGGACGTGCACCGCTCCCCGAGCGCCCGGTCCAAGATCGGCATCGTGTTCGAGGAAGACCTCCTGTACGATCGCCTGAGCGTGAGGGCCAACGTGCTCATGACCTGCAGGCTGCACGCTGCCCCGCCCCGGCAGGCGATGGAGGCCATAGGGCTGCTGGGGCTGGACGACCAGGCCAACACACAGGTGGGCAAACTCCCCGCCAGCCGCAGGCGGCGCGTGGCGATCGCCCGCGCCCTGTCGATAAGGCCGAAGCTGCTGCTCCTGGACCAGCCCTCGCTGCGCACCGACTTCGACACCAGGGAGTTGCTGTCCCAGCTGCTGAGGCAGCGAGCCGCAGAGGGGGGCATAACGGTCATAGCGGAGGAGGACGTCTCCTGGGCGGGCAAGCTCTGCACCCAGGTGGTGGAGCTCGCGGGCGGCAGGGTGGTGGCCCGAGCCAACGCCTCGAACGCGGTCGGTGAGCAGCACGTCCCCTACAGGATACCTGGGCGCAGGGGCGACCACATCGTCTTCTTGGACCCCGCGGACGTGCTGTACATCACCACGCAGGAGGGGCAGACCATCCTGCGCACGGACACCGACGAGGCGTACACCCAGATGACGCTGCAGGAGCTGGAGCGGCGCCTGGCCGGCAGAGGCTTCTTCAGGGCCCACAGGGCCTACCTGGTGAACCTGCAGCGGGTCAGGTCCGTCGTGCAGTACACCCGCAACAGCTTCACCCTGCAGCTGGACGACCCGGCGGGCACGATGGTGCCCCTCAGCAAGCAGTCCGAGAGGGAGCTACAGGATCTCCTGGGGTACTAGCCTCCGCCATCCTGGACAGCTCTTGACACCATACCGATGCATCTCTATCATGCCCTCTAGCATCAACACCTTCTAGGAGGATGGTATGTCCTTACTGCAACAGCTTGTCGATAGCCTGTCAGGGGGGAGCGTGGAGGTGATCGATCTCACCTCGCCCCTCTCGGAGAACACACCGGTCATCCAGCTGCCCCCACCTTTTGCCAACACCCAGAGCTTCACACGACGGGTGGTCAGCAGGTACGATGACAAGGGCCCGGCATGGTTCTGGCACGACCTCTCGCTGGGGGAGCACGTGGGCACGCACTTCGACGCGCCCATACACTGGATCACCGGCAAGGACGGCCTGGACGTGTCGCAGGTGCCGGTACACCACCTGGTGGCTCCTGCCGTGGTGATAGATAAGAGCAAGGAGTGCGCCGAGAACCCCGACTTCCTCCTTGAGGTAGAGCACATCCAACAGTGGCAGCAGGAGCACGGCCCCATACCCCGGGGCTCCTGGTTACTGTTCCGCACCGGCTGGGACGCCAGGGCAGGAGACCCCAAGGCGTTCCTCAACGTCGATGAGAGCGGCTCCCACACCCCCGGGGTATCGGTGGAGTGCGCCAAGTGGCTCGCGGAGGAGGTGCCGATCGTGGGCATAGGCGTGGAGACCGTGGGCACCGACGCGGGCCTGGCGGGGTCGTTCGACCCGCCTTTCCCCTGCCACGCCTTCCTGTTGGGCGCGGGCAAGTACGGCCTCACACAGCTGGCCAACCTGTCCAAGCTGCCCCCGAAGGGCGCGCTGCTGATCGTCGCACCGCTGCCGATAGTAGGTGGGACCGGAAGCCCTGCTCGAGTGCTTGCGCTGGTGGAGAGGTAGTCAGGTGGAGAGAAAGATCTACGACGCGGTAGCTGAGACACTGACCTATCTAGGAGTGAAGGTCTTTTTCGGTCTCATCGGCAGCGGGAACTTCCACGTGAGCAACGCCCTCTGCGAGTGGGGTGCCCAGTTCATCCCGGCCCGCCACGAGGGTGGCGCCATCACCATGGCCGACGCCTGGGCCCGCCTCACAGGACTGGTGGGAGTGTGCACCGTCCACCAGGGTCCCGGGCTGACCAACACGATGACGGGCCTGACCGAGGCCGTCAAGAGCCGCACCCCCCTGCTGCTGCTCGCGGCGGACACGGCGGGAGCGGCCGTCCACTCGAATTTCAAGATAGATCAGGAGGGTCTCGTGCGCTCCGTGGGCGCCATCGCTGAGCGGGTGCACGGCCCCGCCACGGTGGTGGAGGACACGGTGCGCGCCTGGTGGAGGGCACAGGTGGAGAGGCGCCCTGTGGTGCTCATGCTGCCCCTGGACGTGCAGTCAGCCCCCTTCGAGGGGAAGGTGAGCATCCCACCGATCGCGCCGATCTATCCGGCCCGACCCTCAGGGGAGGCCGTGACGAGGACCCTCTACGCGCTGGAGGCCGCCCAGAGGCCGCTGATCATCGCCGGCCGAGGGGCCGTGATCTCCGGAGCGAGGGACGCGCTGGAGGCGCTTGGAGAGCAGGTGGGGGCATTAATGGCTACGTCCGCGGCGGCCAACGGCCTGTTCGCCGGCAACCCCTGGTACGTGGGCATCTCGGGAGGCTTCGCCTCGCCAGCTGCCGCCGAGCTCATCGCTAGCGCCGACCTCGTGCTGGCCTTCGGCGCCTCGCTCAACATGTGGACCACCCGGCACGGCAAGCTCATCAACCCGGGAGCTACGGTCGTGCAGGTCGACCATGAACCCCAGGCACTGGGCTACCACCACAGGGTGGACATCGCAGTGCTGGGCGACGCCCGCCAGACCGCCCTCGAGCTCCTGCGAGAGCTCCTGGGGCACGACATCTCTCGCCAGGGATGGAGGACCGATGAGGTCGCCAGGAAGCTGGCCGAGGGCTGCTGGCAGCGGGCCCCGTACGAGGACCGCAGCAGCGAGCTGCAGATCGACCCTCGCACCCTATCCCGCGCGCTCGACGAGATGCTGCCCGAGGAGAAGGTGCTGGTCACCGACTCCGGCCACTTCATGGGCTACCCCGCGATGTACATCCGGGTGCCGGACGCCCAGGGCTTCGTGTTCACCCAAGCCTACCAATCCGTCGGCCTGGGCCTGGCTACGGCGATAGGCGCCGCCATCGCCCGTCCCGACAGGCTCACCGTGGCCGCTCTGGGGGACGGCGGCGCGCTGATGGGGCTCTCCGAGCTGGAGACCGTCGCGCGCCTGGGGCTGCACATGTTGATCGTGATCTACAACGACTCCGCCTACGGCGCCGAGGTGCACCACTTCGGTCCCGAGGGCGCGCCGCTGGACATCGTCCGCTTCCCGGACTTCGACTTCGCGCCGTTGGCCGAGGCCGTGGGCATCCGAGGCGTGACCGTGCGCAAGCTCGAGGACCTGGAGGCCGTCGGGCAGTGGCTGGAAGCGGAGGCCGAGGGAGCCATGCTGGTGGACGCCAAGGTCGTCCCCGATGTGGTCGCCGAATGGCTCGAGGAGGCCTTCCGAGGCCACTAACTAGACCTACATAGCTGGGGATTAGATGCTCTAATCCCCAGCTATGTGTTGGCCAACATACTTACTTAA from Thermobaculum terrenum ATCC BAA-798 includes:
- a CDS encoding ArsR/SmtB family transcription factor, which codes for MEHAATGQDDRECICVGGDPQSLLEREELEQEASLLRALADPTRLGILKLLAASDRPVCVCELVDRFPLGQPTISHHLGVLRKAGLVSAYRQGTWMYYQIQRSRVRDALACLGELVSVDE
- a CDS encoding ABC transporter permease; amino-acid sequence: MNSRAILAIARKDVLEVLLNKQLLIVVLMIPIMSAFFLFMGRIIGRETVTNLLVYDPDYKGADAGLVGVVSQGFGDVKVTLADSPEDVARAFGPDRDGSYAVGLVVPGGFEESLRAGERPIVRLYLNGDEVGESRAQLLQAALVNYARGLLAPDPVRIEAQVVNPPRSSPVADINKFYLVTALAFSFVLGSMLAPWLLVEEVEKKTIKVLMVSPASWWDIVLAKALVAGTYQLAMSLLVPVIMWQEVAHLPWLLLFILGGTLFSVALGLLIGGILRSQGAVQAFSGMSVFAYMLPVFLANPLLPTAQGDLGRWIRVLPTYWLTDGISASVLQSPSGGARLVVDLLISLGFALLFGVAAVRYMRRQAEVAAAL
- a CDS encoding ABC transporter ATP-binding protein — translated: MEADLAIRVRGVVRCFGTNRALDGVSFEVRRGEIFGLLGPNGAGKTTTIRVLTGQIAPQAGEALVAGCDVVRDRTLLQRRIGVVFEEQLLYERLSARMNLEFACGLYGVDPSRVDEVLELVGLRDRAKDKVSSFSSGMRQRLMIARALIHRPEVLFLDEPSRGLDPAAAAVVHAAVLELKRSGTTILLTTHYMEEAEKLCDRLGFIVRGRVVAVGTPLELRLRHAQPRMRVLLDEDLKERVLDLDNPGQVGQLMSWIAGGRVRSAHTMEDSMADVFLRVAGAKLE
- a CDS encoding ATP-binding cassette domain-containing protein; translation: MLCVAQLEKIDGGRTVLAIDSLQLADGEVLAVTGPGGSGKTLLIHLLGGLVPPSRGKVLLDGEDVHRSPSARSKIGIVFEEDLLYDRLSVRANVLMTCRLHAAPPRQAMEAIGLLGLDDQANTQVGKLPASRRRRVAIARALSIRPKLLLLDQPSLRTDFDTRELLSQLLRQRAAEGGITVIAEEDVSWAGKLCTQVVELAGGRVVARANASNAVGEQHVPYRIPGRRGDHIVFLDPADVLYITTQEGQTILRTDTDEAYTQMTLQELERRLAGRGFFRAHRAYLVNLQRVRSVVQYTRNSFTLQLDDPAGTMVPLSKQSERELQDLLGY
- a CDS encoding cyclase family protein, producing MSLLQQLVDSLSGGSVEVIDLTSPLSENTPVIQLPPPFANTQSFTRRVVSRYDDKGPAWFWHDLSLGEHVGTHFDAPIHWITGKDGLDVSQVPVHHLVAPAVVIDKSKECAENPDFLLEVEHIQQWQQEHGPIPRGSWLLFRTGWDARAGDPKAFLNVDESGSHTPGVSVECAKWLAEEVPIVGIGVETVGTDAGLAGSFDPPFPCHAFLLGAGKYGLTQLANLSKLPPKGALLIVAPLPIVGGTGSPARVLALVER
- a CDS encoding thiamine pyrophosphate-binding protein, which codes for MERKIYDAVAETLTYLGVKVFFGLIGSGNFHVSNALCEWGAQFIPARHEGGAITMADAWARLTGLVGVCTVHQGPGLTNTMTGLTEAVKSRTPLLLLAADTAGAAVHSNFKIDQEGLVRSVGAIAERVHGPATVVEDTVRAWWRAQVERRPVVLMLPLDVQSAPFEGKVSIPPIAPIYPARPSGEAVTRTLYALEAAQRPLIIAGRGAVISGARDALEALGEQVGALMATSAAANGLFAGNPWYVGISGGFASPAAAELIASADLVLAFGASLNMWTTRHGKLINPGATVVQVDHEPQALGYHHRVDIAVLGDARQTALELLRELLGHDISRQGWRTDEVARKLAEGCWQRAPYEDRSSELQIDPRTLSRALDEMLPEEKVLVTDSGHFMGYPAMYIRVPDAQGFVFTQAYQSVGLGLATAIGAAIARPDRLTVAALGDGGALMGLSELETVARLGLHMLIVIYNDSAYGAEVHHFGPEGAPLDIVRFPDFDFAPLAEAVGIRGVTVRKLEDLEAVGQWLEAEAEGAMLVDAKVVPDVVAEWLEEAFRGH